From one Cupriavidus oxalaticus genomic stretch:
- a CDS encoding DUF5676 family membrane protein: protein MKPFTTGVTLSATVVLFYVLCTLVWMVLPEPFMNFMNALFHGLDFRRLRTGEPVSWWSIIYPAFVFAVWFFAAGAFFAWLHNSLRGET from the coding sequence ATGAAGCCCTTCACGACTGGTGTGACGCTATCCGCCACGGTCGTGCTGTTCTACGTTCTATGCACGCTCGTTTGGATGGTTCTTCCTGAGCCCTTCATGAATTTCATGAATGCGCTCTTTCACGGCCTCGATTTCCGGCGCCTTCGGACCGGCGAACCGGTTTCCTGGTGGTCCATCATCTATCCAGCCTTTGTGTTTGCAGTGTGGTTCTTTGCTGCCGGCGCCTTCTTTGCATGGTTACACAACAGCCTTCGAGGAGAGACCTGA
- a CDS encoding MBL fold metallo-hydrolase, protein MHPTIQPFFDPATWTVTYVVFQEGHPECAIIDSVLDYDPKAGRTSTASADKVVAFVRANELRVEWILETHAHADHLSAAPYLKKHLGGQIAIGQNIRNVQGVFKKLFNLEPEFQLDGSQFDHLFHDGATFAIGGLTGRAIHVPGHTPADMAYQIGDAVFVGDTLFMPDVGTARCDFPGGDAHDLYRSIRKLLDLPGNTRLFMCHDYPPEGRGPAWETTVRAQREGNIQVHDGVNEEQFVAMRQARDATLAMPTLLLPSVQVNIRAGKLPPPDANGVRYLKIPLNVL, encoded by the coding sequence ATGCACCCGACTATCCAGCCGTTCTTCGACCCGGCGACCTGGACTGTGACGTACGTGGTCTTTCAGGAGGGGCACCCCGAGTGCGCCATCATCGACTCGGTGCTGGACTACGACCCGAAGGCGGGGCGGACGTCGACGGCAAGTGCCGATAAGGTCGTTGCGTTTGTGCGCGCGAATGAGCTGCGAGTCGAGTGGATTCTCGAGACGCACGCGCATGCCGACCATTTGTCTGCCGCGCCATATTTGAAGAAACACCTAGGTGGCCAGATAGCAATAGGCCAAAACATCCGCAACGTACAGGGGGTCTTCAAGAAGCTCTTCAACCTGGAGCCTGAGTTCCAGCTCGACGGATCGCAGTTCGACCACCTGTTTCACGACGGTGCGACGTTTGCCATCGGCGGCCTCACCGGCAGGGCGATTCACGTGCCAGGGCATACACCCGCCGACATGGCTTACCAGATTGGGGACGCGGTCTTTGTCGGCGATACGCTGTTCATGCCGGACGTCGGCACGGCTCGCTGCGATTTCCCGGGCGGCGACGCGCACGACTTGTATCGCTCCATCCGCAAGCTGCTGGACCTGCCGGGCAACACACGGCTGTTCATGTGCCACGACTATCCGCCCGAGGGGCGGGGGCCCGCATGGGAGACGACGGTGCGCGCTCAGCGTGAAGGCAACATCCAGGTGCATGACGGCGTGAACGAGGAGCAGTTCGTGGCCATGCGCCAGGCGCGCGACGCGACGCTGGCGATGCCTACGCTGCTTCTGCCGTCGGTGCAAGTCAATATCCGAGCCGGGAAGTTGCCGCCGCCCGATGCCAATGGCGTTCGCTATCTGAAAATCCCGCTTAACGTCCTCTGA
- a CDS encoding ArsR/SmtB family transcription factor yields MDQLHPVIDLATMQAAAANACSLLKVLANPDRLMLMCRLSQGELSVGELEEQLGIRQPTLSQQLGVLRENNLVATRRDGKNIFYSVASTQALAVMAVLYEQFCANPNQEATC; encoded by the coding sequence ATGGATCAGCTTCACCCCGTCATCGACCTCGCCACCATGCAAGCTGCTGCGGCGAACGCCTGTTCCCTGCTCAAGGTACTAGCCAATCCAGACCGCCTGATGCTGATGTGCCGCCTGTCCCAAGGCGAGCTATCTGTCGGTGAACTGGAGGAGCAGCTCGGCATCAGGCAGCCGACGCTGTCTCAACAGCTCGGCGTGTTGCGCGAGAACAACCTGGTGGCGACGCGCCGTGACGGCAAGAACATCTTCTATTCGGTGGCGAGCACCCAGGCGCTTGCCGTCATGGCGGTCCTTTATGAACAGTTCTGTGCCAACCCCAATCAGGAGGCGACATGCTGA
- a CDS encoding YeeE/YedE family protein, whose product MLIDLANFTPGPSLVGGLIIGVAAAVLLLFNGRIAGISGIFGGLLSLPRKDMAWRLAFLAGLAGAPVIASLLGKPAVADIQASWGEILVAGFMVGLGTRYASGCTSGHGVCGISRGSIRSLVATLTFMIAGFLTVFVQRHLIGG is encoded by the coding sequence ATGCTGATTGACCTCGCTAATTTCACGCCCGGCCCGTCACTGGTCGGCGGGCTCATCATCGGTGTGGCAGCCGCCGTGCTGCTGCTGTTCAACGGTCGCATTGCCGGCATCAGCGGCATCTTTGGCGGCCTGCTCAGCCTGCCTCGAAAGGACATGGCCTGGCGCCTGGCCTTCCTTGCCGGCCTGGCTGGAGCTCCTGTCATTGCGAGCCTGCTCGGCAAGCCGGCCGTTGCGGATATCCAGGCAAGCTGGGGCGAAATCCTGGTCGCCGGCTTCATGGTAGGCCTTGGCACTCGCTACGCCAGCGGCTGCACCAGCGGTCATGGCGTGTGCGGCATCTCGCGCGGTTCCATCCGCTCGCTGGTCGCCACCCTGACCTTCATGATTGCGGGATTTCTGACCGTCTTCGTGCAACGGCACTTGATTGGAGGCTGA
- a CDS encoding DUF6691 family protein produces the protein MTAITALLAGLLFGIGLMISGMANPAKVLDFLDLAGTWDPSLAFVMIGAIAIGSLAVLIAKHRNRSFLGLPVQLPASTTLTLRLVLGSAAFGVGWGLAGFCPGPALVALGAGYPKAVGFVAAMAAGMAVFELVERTKSSMQRV, from the coding sequence ATGACCGCCATTACTGCACTCCTGGCAGGCCTGCTATTCGGCATTGGCCTGATGATCTCCGGCATGGCCAACCCGGCCAAGGTGCTGGATTTTCTTGACCTTGCAGGAACGTGGGACCCCTCCCTCGCTTTTGTGATGATCGGTGCCATCGCCATTGGCTCGCTCGCCGTCCTCATCGCCAAGCACCGCAATCGCTCCTTCCTTGGGCTGCCTGTGCAACTGCCGGCCAGCACGACCCTGACGCTTCGGCTGGTACTGGGAAGCGCCGCCTTCGGTGTCGGCTGGGGTCTGGCCGGCTTCTGTCCTGGCCCCGCGCTAGTGGCCCTAGGCGCGGGCTATCCGAAGGCCGTCGGCTTTGTGGCGGCCATGGCGGCTGGCATGGCCGTCTTCGAACTCGTCGAGCGGACGAAATCGAGCATGCAGCGCGTCTAA